The genome window CGCAGGAATGGCCTATGATGTGGGTGGCTCAGTTGATTACGGTGCAATCAATTTGGGTTCTAAATTTTCTTTTACTTTGTGGATTCGAGTGGATGATGTTGCAGGAAGTTACGATGAAAAGTTATACACAATTCTATCCAATCAACTTAATACCAATGGTGAAGCTTTAGGATTTTCGTTAACAGTAAATAGATGGAATAATGAGAATCGTGTTCTTCATGCACAATTTGGATCAGGTATAGTGAAGCGAACTGTGGTTTCCAATTCAAATGCGATTAGCTACGATACCTGGACTCATATTGCAGTAACAGTTGATTATACTACCGGAATCGCTAAACTTTATAAAAACGGACTTCCGCTCACACTGGCGACTGCAGACACTCTTCCCGTAAATATTCCAGGAGCACAAAGTTTTAGATTGGGGACACTGGCTGATTATTTCAATTACAGAGGATATATGGATGATGTTCAGTATTTCACGAAGGCATTGACGGACGCAGAAGTTTTAGCAATTTACAATTCTTATTGAACCTCTATAGTTTAGGTAGCTAAATCATTTAGATTCGGATGTTCTCTTTAGAAAACTATTTGGAATTAATTTGATAGCACTGATTTTTTGTATTGATATAGCTTTTCAATGCAAAAATATATAGGCTATGTCCAGAATCCAATTTTTTGCAAGTCATAGAAATTCTTTACGCCAATTAAGCCCTCTCAATCTATTTCTTATTTTTGGGTTGATTTGCAACATGCAATGCGTGACAATCGATCCGCTTGCATACAAACCGTCTGATCCTCCAGAGCTAATTGGCAAATTAAAACCCAATCAAAAATTGGAGAGTGCACGCAAAATTGCCTTAGGTAAAATTGATGGACCCGAAGGATTAGAAATCGATCGATTGGGAAATATCTATGCTGGAACCGCAAACGGAGATATTGTTCGCATACAGGCGGGAGGCGACGATCCAGAATGGATTGCGAATACAGGAGGACGTCCCTTAGGAATCCAATTGGATGCTAAAGGCAATCTAGTCGTCTGTGACTCCTACAAAGGATTGCTATCGATTGATACAGAAGGTAAAATCGAAGTGCTCACGACAGAATCCAACGGGGTACCATTTGCATTTACAGATGACTTGGACATAGCACGCGATGGCAAAATATATTTCAGTGATGCAAGTTTTAAATTTACTCAGAAGGAATATCTATACGATCTCCTTGAATCAAGACCCTATGGGAGATTGCTCGTTTATGATCCAAAAAATAAAACAACTACGACTCTTTTGGAAAAATTGTTCTTCGCGAATGGAGTTGCACTTTCTAAGAATGAAGACTTTGTCTTGGTTAACGAAACCTATCGATACCGCATAACTAAGTATTGGCTAAAAGGATCTAAATCTGGAACATCAGAAATCTTTATAGACAATCTACCAGGATTTCCTGATAATATCACTCGGTCAGATAATGGAGAATTCTATCTTGCACTTTTTACAAAAAGAAATTCTCAGATGGACAATATGCACCCAAGTCCCTGGAAGAAAAAGTTCACTAGTTTTCTTCCTAAATTTCTATGGCCGTCGCCTGAACCATATGGGTTTGTATTGAGACTATCGGAGAAAGGAGAAATTTTAGAATCCTATCAAGATCCATCGGGTAAAAACATGAGAGCAATCACTCATGCGCAAAAAAAAGGAAATACTCTCTATCTTGGCAGTCTCTATTCGAATTGGATAGGAATACTTGATATCAAGAATCAAGAATGAAGAATAGAAAATTGAAGTTTCAATATAAATTAGTTTCAATATAAATTAGATTAGATTAAATATAAATTATATTGAATTGAATCTGAATAATAATAATAGTATAAATTAGAATATGCCCAATTACAATTCCGCAGAAGAAGAAATTCAAGACCTAATAGAAATCTATCGAGCTGAGTGCGAAGCTGAACGTCAAGACTATCTCACGAAGATGCAATCTCAGTCGATAGCTGATCGGATCAAGCTTGGAGTTAGCTTGTATCCGCTTGAGATTGAGGAAGTTTTCTTTTTTGTCGGTGATTCATGGAAAATGATTCTTAAATCTAAAAATCCAATCCAGAAATACAATAGTTTCTCGGCTGGCACACCGATTTCTGTATTTAAGGAATCCGAGAATCAACTTGGAGTCATATCTTCAATCCAAGACAATAAGGTAACAATCATTATCGACTCAGATATTCCAGAGTGGATGGAAGAAGGCAATGTCGGAATTGATATATTTTACTCTGAGAAAACTTATAAAGAAGGGGAAAAAGCTCTTTCGAGACTT of Leptospira sp. GIMC2001 contains these proteins:
- a CDS encoding SMP-30/gluconolactonase/LRE family protein codes for the protein MQCVTIDPLAYKPSDPPELIGKLKPNQKLESARKIALGKIDGPEGLEIDRLGNIYAGTANGDIVRIQAGGDDPEWIANTGGRPLGIQLDAKGNLVVCDSYKGLLSIDTEGKIEVLTTESNGVPFAFTDDLDIARDGKIYFSDASFKFTQKEYLYDLLESRPYGRLLVYDPKNKTTTTLLEKLFFANGVALSKNEDFVLVNETYRYRITKYWLKGSKSGTSEIFIDNLPGFPDNITRSDNGEFYLALFTKRNSQMDNMHPSPWKKKFTSFLPKFLWPSPEPYGFVLRLSEKGEILESYQDPSGKNMRAITHAQKKGNTLYLGSLYSNWIGILDIKNQE